The DNA sequence CCTGCTGTCACGAccttcagaggaaaaaaaaaaaaaatgaagtcatTCATCCCTACAGTTCATTACATTCCTAGAGTgccaaaaacacaacataaaccTGTCGAAGGTCAGGATACATTCAAACAGGTTCTGCATTGATTTCCTTACGCATTTACAAATCATGACAATACTAGTAAAACCGCCAAAGAATTCATATCGACCACTTCCTTAAAATTACCACATAGATCTTTTGAAAAGAATAACAGATAACATACTGGACATCCGCCATCACACACTACAGTTTACACCTGCATTAATCATTTCCATAGCTGAAAAAATATTCCTCGAAACATGACACACTACATAAAGTGCTTCTGCTTGGCAGCTATTAAAAGGCACcctttaaaagtttattaacATAAGTATTTAGCGTCACATTAAGCTCATCTTTAGGTGTACAACCAAATATATTCACACAATAAGTCTTCATAATCCAGAGCTTAAATGGACCAATACTGTCCCTTCATTACATTGGTAGAATATGTTTAGACTCTAAAATTGGGAGTGTTTTTTCAGCTACATAAGAACATTCATCTTGGCATGTCTCTACttaatatttaaatcattaacACATTCAAGGCACTGAACATATATCTGATATCTTTAAACTGGCACTGTACACCTAAAACATCACATATGATGAATAATCACGAAAGCACCACATCTAAATGTATCTAGACACCTGATCCAGATGAAAGCTGGCTGACCTAATAAAATGAAGGGTGTATCAAAGGCTAAGAACACTGAAGACCGGTTGTCTGGCCATAATTAGGTTTCTTAATGCAACTACAGACAAAAAATATGATGGAGATATGAACAGATTTGTGCTTGCTTGCACGATTTAAAACCCTAAACTCTGCAAAAACACACTGCTTGGGCAACGCGGCCCCATTGACCTCTACCTGCTGACTAAACATGACAAAAAGGTCTGTAAGGTATtgtcaaaacaaaactaatgaaatatgtatttttatccACATTATTTTCTGCAAAAATTCAGTACTTGATGTAGACAAACTTAAATCTTCTCTGCAACTGAATCGTCCAACTTAAAAATCTAAGAATGAAAACACTCACTCAAATCAACAGCTCTCTTCCTtctcttctttatttttttaaaacctaAATTGTTTTTCCTAAGAGCATGACAGCAGGCTGAAAGCTTAGACTGTTTTCTTATATAATCATTACGGATTTATATGCAAATATTAAGAATTATGGCCAACATCTGCTTTCAACATCCTTTTGGTTTATGAATCCACACATTAAGTGGAATAAAGCTaaatcaataaacatttattttatatatatgtaatttttttaatatatttctttataatattagtatGAAATGAATCTCATTAAGTGAGCTTTAAATCAGACTAGTGTTTTTGACTCTAGCTCTGCATAGCTGTCAAACAAGCTTCATGCAAAGTTAGAATACCTTTTGACCTGAGTGATATTTACTATAGTTGACATGCACATCTGCATGTAGGAAAGtgaaatgagagagaaagagagggaaaagAGGGAGGTGGGTAGAAGAGTGCAGTTAGCTCTGCTCTCTGTGCCAGTCTTTAGTGTGAGCCAGTGCGTTCCCCTaccctgtgtgtgtttgtgtgtgcagggTTGGCACAAACGCACTGGCGTCTATGTAAAGGACAGGTGTGAGCCGTTGGATATCTGAGATGTGATGCTGGTGCTCCTACTCATGCCCTGCTCAGTGCGCCCCGCTGAGGTGGTCCTCCTAAGCGCCTGGGGGCTATTCCGCATCCCCACACTGCTTTTTGGCATGGCCCCTGGAGGGCCCGAGGAGGAGTGGCCCCACGGAGGAAGCCCACCACCTGGGATGGCTTGGCCCCAGCCCTGCTGGGCCTGTGGTCCTCCCTGATTGGAGTGGTAGTGGTGGCCGGCCCCTGAACTAGTGCTGCTGCCCCACTGTGTCCCCTGAGAGCCATCTGAGTGATGCTGATGGGGGATCCAACTGGCCGGGGCCCCAGGGAAGCTGTGGCTGAGGCCCTCAGGAGAGATGTTAGCCAACACCATGTTGCTAAAGCCCAAGCGCATGCTCTCTGAGTCGAAAGCCTCGATCTCTCGGGCCTGGCGCTCCAGCAGGCTACGGATACGCTCCGTGCGCTCGTTCTGCAAGGTAAACATCTCCTCTTCTATCTGTGAGACACAGCAGAGGACAGACAGTCaagtttaattattaatatggtTTTATATGAAGTTGAATGTACAGTAGCCCAAACAATTTGGACACTTAAGACATGAATATGAATGGCAATGCATAAATTTCAaatcattacttttaaattataaatgtactgtttaatattaaattaattgtcCAAGTGGATTTTGGGAACACTGTAATGTCTGTCTAAATAGATTAAATatgaagctgaaaaaaaaaaaaaaatttttttttcaagcttcatattttgattttttcatTTCTCCACTCCACAAGTGCTGctggttttgtgtttgtgttgtatttTTGTCCACGCACCTTGTTGATTTTGTGAAGCTGCACCAGAATAGCCCCataaaacttatatatatatatatatatatattctatattacAGAATAGATCAGCTGCATGACCACAATATGACAATACTAAATTTGACATATTTTACAAGAGcataaaagaattaaaacaaagctttttgataaataatttatacataagaaaaaaaaaaattgtgaaagtGGTTGTGTTTAAGTGTAGGACCTTGGTCTCTAGCAGGGCCCTCCGGAGAGACACTCTCTGCTCCAGCTCCTTCCTCTCTCGCTCCTGCTGAGCGTCCGTCTGCATCTTGATCTTACTCTGATACGCATTCAATAGCTCCAACTCTTGCTGCAGCTGCATTCGCAGCACCTGACACTCCGCCTCCTGAGCCTCGTCCAGGCGCaactaaaagagagagagaccatCGGTGTCATTTAATCAGGAATTAATGGTTAAACAGTTTTTGTGTATTGTTTTCTGTCTTGTACTCACAGCCTGTGTGGAGAGCATGTTGTTGATGGTGTGGTCGTACTGCTCGGCGAGGATGGCTAGTTTCCTGGTTTGCTCCTCCTTCAGTCTCTTCAGCATGGTCTTGTGTTCGGGTTTTGGCGTGCTCTCCAGAAGGTGGTTTCGCAGGGCTTTGTACTGCCGGGTCTGGATCTTACATGTATCCTGGAACTGTTTCTTGATCTGGAGCTCTTTGGACTGTCAGAGAAACAACACGATGGCAGAAACATCAGTAAACTGAATTAGTTagaaaataaatgaagtaaTTAGGGATGTGCAGAAGGTTTCTTCAGGGGCGTTCAAAAACAGCTGgattgaacacaaaagaatgaaATCGAATGCAGCGGTCCTCACTAATTATCTAGCTGGTTGGTGGATAGTTAGCTAATCAGTCATAAATACACAAATGGTAATTCTAAAACTAATTCCTAAGACTAATTAACTAGTCAGTTGCTGGCTAGTTGCTGAATAGGGGgaaataaattctaaaaactGTTCAACCTCACTAATCAACTAGTCGATTGCTGGACAACTAGCTACCGGATTAGtcataaatacacaaaataaataagggGAAAAAATTCTAAAACATCACTGACTAGTTGTGACCCATCCATAGAAGCAATCAGCTGGGTCAAATTTTTCATGACCAAACtaatcttaattttaattatttaatcagTTCGGCTACCAACCCAGTTCAACCACTATGCAACACACCCACCAAGCTTCTGTTCAAGGACTTTGCAACTTACAACCTTGACTGGTATGGAAGtaatttaatgacaaatgtttttgttttgaattgcaccaattgaaaaaaacatgcactGCATTAACCgtgcttttattttaatgcattgtattttcagggcttgcatttttatgggctgaaattcaacatggtcaTATATTTAAGCAATGAATATTTcacttcaaaacatttcacacacaaaaattcaataatccatattcatctttcagatttcacttccaaaatattcGACAGGCAATTTTCggtccattttattttgttttacaaattcgcttccacaaattcagtggttcaaattcgacataaaattcttatttatttcaaaaacatttgtcattaatttgCTTCCATAGCCTGTAAAACTAAAGTCATTTTACCTTGAGGCTCTTAGGCTGCTGTCGGACCTCCATAACATGTTTGCGTCTGAGCTCCCTCTCCCTGCGCTTGTTGTACTCCAGCTGGTTGGTGAGCTCAGTTTGATGCTGCAGGCGGATCTGCTCTGCCCGCATCTTCTGGATAGTGCTCAGGTGCCTGAACTCGAGCTCCTGCATGGACTCATGGTGTCGGAGCAGCATGGCATGCTCTAGATCCTTCTGTGTTTGACGCTTGTTCAGCTCCTGAGAACAGACAAATGTCAGACTGATTAATTTTACTAATTTCTGGCTCAGTTCAAAAGCCAAAAACTGGAGACATAAGAAGTCCCACTTTAGATTTGTGAGTTTTTGTACATGCAAGCTCTCTATCTGCTAACCTCTCTCATGAGATCTTGCTCCACGTTGTGACGTGCAATGAGAATGCGCCGTTTGAACCTGCGGCACTCAAGCTCCAGATACTGCCGCTGTTGGCGGAGTAGATTGGCCTCCTCCTCTGCCTGGAAGTGCTGGAAGTTCTCCTTCTGCTTGGACAGCCACTCCTGCTTCTCCTTCTTTGGTGTGGACTGGTTCTCATTCAGCTCCTGCAATGAAAAATTGCAATAAATGGGAATGTGTAATGGAATATAATGAGGATGAGAGTGAGGCTGTCCAGAGTGGCTTCCTGACCTCTTTGAGCTGTTCCTTGCGTAGTTTGTACTCGCGTTTCTGAGACTCCAGGAAGCTGTTGAGCTCCTTCTTCTGCTGGCTCTGAATGTGCTGCAGAAATTTCTTTTCATCGTTGGTAAAAGTCTTGGCCTGGTAGACagaataatgcattataaacagACTGTTCAATGTCTTTAACCTTAAACATGAATAATTTATGACGTTATAATACATCTTCAGCTCTTTTACGATTTGGTTTTGTATAATAATGTTTCAGTACATCTTTCTCCATGGTGCCTTGGTGCTTCTTGATGAGTTTGTCCATCTCGGCAGCAAAGCTGTTCCTCTGATTCTCCAGTTCTTTGTCTAGCTTGAGTCTGTGCTCGTCCATCTCACCCTTCAGCTTGTTCTCGAGGGCTAGAAGGTGTTTCTGGTGCTGTCTGCGCATTCGTTTGTAGCCAGACATCTGCTCGCGCACCTCAGAGTCCTGCTCGTGTTCTTGTATCTGACGCGTCACCTAGGGCACACAATGACAAGCGCTTGACCAGCAGTAGAGAAAGCAGCTTTCATACCTCAAGTGTTGTAGAAACAGTGAACTATTAAACTTGAAGTGATCAGAGAGCAAACAGACTCCCTGACTCTGTTCTTGGGTGGTAATCTGGATCTCACCAGGGAGGCTGTGCGGATGGTGGCAAAGTGCTCTCGATTTCGGTACTGACGCCGTGGTGTCTGTGCTGGGGGAGACTGGGGCTCTGTGGGCTGTTTCTGAGCCTCGGTTTCTTCCTGGTAGCTTTCTTCCTCCTTCAGACATATTAAGCATATTATTACCatagaaaaacagaacaaataGGCCATGCATGATATGTTCAATGTGCTTTAGATTCGAAAGACAGTCAAACAGCAGTTTCAAAGGTCTCACCTCTTAAACTTACAGCTTAGTGTCCTGCATTAATTCTTAAAGCATTTTAGTAATCAACTTTGactactaaaactttaaattaaatttaaatattagcaGTTTTGACAATTTGTAGTCTCATGTAGCCATTGACTAAACTTCAAAAGGTCTGGGCCACAATGCAGTTTATTCTAGCCAAAAAAAGCTAGAGAGAGCTTGAAGAAAAGAACAACTGattgaaatgtaattattttttagtgCTGTTTAGAGTTCTGTAACTCTGCAATAcggtgctaaaaaaaaaaatgggaaaaatgtttttaaataatgatgtgaaagTTTGTacagaaaacactgaaaaacactGGCAAATTCGTGTAGGTGATCAGAATTTCTgtctagggctgcacgattaatcgaaattaaactgcacgcgatttggcaaaggctacagtttttttatgcgcagcttgtcagtgcagcacggctctgtgatcagtagtaaatgctgctccatctgaaagccagggGGCGCTCTCGCGCAGAAACTTCAAATATGCTCCAGAGAAGTACGATAACGCACATCATTCCAAGAAATGCCTATGGGCATCATACATTCGCTTTAGCTGAATAAAtagctttgattgattaaacatgaatgaTATACACACGACTACGACAATATATGCTTTATCAgagttcttcaagccttctctggtattttcatgataataaagtatatttatactacaatgctaatcgacatagcttttatcactgtatagaatactatgaaataatatgttgtgtgccttattctgtgtaagaagccacatcatctcacagaaggatgtttTCAAACACTCAACTGATGTTAttaagtgagtttggagtaaaaacattttattaaatgttgtcttttgttagaCAAGAGAttcataaatgcttctcatcTTTGAAAATATGTTTGACGCGTATCATCTGTGACTGACCAACCTGTGTCTTACGCGCTGAAGTAATGGTGACTGAGTGATGCATGCACTTTGCATATAATACAAAGCAAGTCTGCAAAgagaataaatgtgaatgtaaataCAATAGACGTGCACGAACCGGTTTGACGTGAATCATGGAGCTGTTGGGTATGATGGTTTGGTCTTTCTCCATCAGGTCCACCTCGCTCTTGTTGTCATCGGTGGCGTCTGTGGCGTCAGGCAGGCTGTTAACCGAGCTGCTCTGTGAACTCGCACTGATGGACATGCTAGGGATGGACTGATTACTACCCACACTGTTCACTGTGCCTGTGCGGCCAGCACTGTGCTCCACTTCCTacaacacattaaataaatagaaatatctTATCAGTAAAAATATCCTGAATGTGTTGAGGCAATGCATGTCTATAGACCAGAACATGCATATCCCCCCCCCGCCCTCTCTTCAGGAAGACTGTAAAACACATTTGGCAGAGCCCCAATGGTTAAAGGAGGTCGAGATATGCTATTACAATAACTGACCTCCTCGTCGTCTGGGACCTCTGCCGCAGGGCCATTGTGGGCCTCCTGGAAGAGGATCTTTTTCATCTTGCGGTACTGCAGGTTGTCCAGCTCTCTCACAGCATCTTTGGTGCGCTGGATCAGGTCAATAAGCACCGACTCCGGCCGTTCGCGCTGGACAAATGCATGCTGCACACAACAAGAGGTGGTTATGATGATGAAGATAAAGAAcagatgctttaaaaaaatattatcagcTTCAACTGAACAAGTAGATTAACACATTGAACACAATAAATTCACGTTGTCTACAAAAGCTATGTTATCTAGCTGGCTAGCATagatgtacactaccattcaatgGTTTAAGGTCAGTACGatcctttttaaaaataaattaataattttacaaacagttgttttcaacattgataataataagaaatgtttctttagcaccatattagaatgatttctgaaggcatagagtaatggctgcagaaaattcagctttgccatcacaggaataaattacatttgtaaatatatatttaaacagaaaaccgttattttacgttgtaataatatttcacatttcctgtatttttgatcaaataaatacagccttggtgagcctaAGAGACtagattaaaaatatttttaaagaagaaaccatttcattttcttattgttttaatatttaatttttatattaatctaattttttttttttacatatattaatCTGAACTACTAGGTCGACCAGGCCAGcaaatcaattttttattgttaagCTTTGCATTATGAACTTTCCCTTGTGTCACAAATGCTCAGAAAGCCAGAGCATTAAGAATAACACTAACAGCTAAAGGCATCAGAGCACAGTGAAGATAAAAAAAGAtcgcattaaaataaattaattcttACAGCGTCCCTGAGCATTACAGAAGTATCCTCAGGAAGAACTCACTGAACTTCATACTTCTGTTTGAACGGTGAACTTTCTTTAACTTACTTTCAGCAGTTCTTCAGAGTTGGGTCTGTCCTGGGGCAACTTCTGTAAGCAGGAGTCCACAAAGTTTCTGAAGTAGTCCGTCCTGGGAAAAGAAAGGGCAGGAAGTTTTTAAATAACACAGCATTTCTCTAGTGTTCATTAAGCCTTCCTCAACTCAAAGCTAACACTCACCATTCACTGGACTGTAGGGATGGACTCTCATTCTGCGCGATATGGTATAAGGCACTCATTGCATTCATGTTGAAAAGCGGAGGTTTCCTTTCAGCTAGAGCAGAAAAAGACTATTAGAAactatgaggaaaaaaaattaagtctaTATGAATCATATCATTTCATCTCACCTAATTCAATACAGGTTATTCCTAGAGACCAGATGTCAACCTTTCCATCATACTGACCCTCATCCATGGCCAGGATCACCTCTGGGGCCATCCTGAGATAGGGAAAAAAGcgaatattagagaaaaacagaAGATTTCAGTGTTATGTAATACAACAataaactattaataataatctttagTAGTTGGCAGACCTAGGCAGAACCGAACAACaacttttaaacaaaacttCCAATGCTTAAAATCTAATTAACTCAACTAACATTTAGGCTCTCCAGGTACGACCTGCAGACTTGCCTATGAAATTTATATCTGTTGAAAGTCTCACCAACTCACCAATAAGGAGTCCCTACAAATGAATTAGCAGGAGAAGCGATAGAAGCAGAACCGAAATCTGCCAGCTTCACCTGTCCCGGCTCTGTGAGCAGGATGTTCCCAGCCTTGATATCCCTGTCAAACAGCGGGGTAAAAGGGTGAACTTACAAAACTGAACCACATACTGCCCTGCTTTATGTGGCACTAGCAATGTCAACATTCAAAAGATTGCGATACATTATGTTTATcaacacataaaaatattagCAAGGCGTTAACCTGCAAATATTTCCAACTTTGAGAATATCAATCgatttgagatatatatatagccagATCTGGTACTTAGAAACTCCTCTACATTAACGAGAACTCACCTGTGAATCATGTTGTGGGAGTGGAGGTACGCCAACCCCTGCAAAGCACCGTGAGTAATCGCTGCTATCTCCATCTCTTGTAAAGGTTTTTTGTGTACTGTGAGTAAGAAAAAATCTGGTTTATAGAGGTCTCTCTGGAGATAAATAAATACttccataaaaaaatgcttCTTTTTGCTTGTAACTGGAGTATGTATATAGAGACCACATATCTTTGCAGCTAATCAGCACATTAAGCAAGCAAAACATCCAAACTTACCCTCGAGGAGATCTGAGGCAGACCCAAGACAGTACTCCATAACCAGCTAGAGAGACAGACACATTTCAGCATGTTGTCCATGAACatagaaaacaaatattatatgCAATATCATATGCAGAACTGCCACATAAGGCTACGTGAGCTGCTAGCAGGGTCAGGTTTCTTACCCATGCTGTGTGCTCTCGCAGGTAGCATCCTTTATACTCTATGCTGTTTGGATGCTTTATCCTCTGAAGGAATTTCACCTCCTTTATTATATCCTGccatttctggaaaaaaaagatGAGAGTCAATTAGAAAGCTAAAAAAGTTTTGCTAATGAATCAATGCATTTGAAACGCATAATGCGATTAGACCTGCATATACAGTAGTTATGCAAGGAAAACTCCTTTCTGGGTGGCTACATAGGCTACAGTCTGGAGGGAGACACAATCATGTGTAATCTGTCGTAAGTCAGtgattaacatgaaaaaatgtaGCATTTATTTTCACCTCATTAGACTGTTTTCCACTATATGACATTTTCTTGATGGCCACCACCTCTGAGGTCCGCACATCCCGTGCCTGTAagaataaatgaacaaatacaaTTCAGTAGAAGAATAATTCTAACTTCAGAAAAGCCATTTTTCTTGGAAGATGCAAAAGTACTCACAAAATATACAGCGCCGAAGCTGCCATGACCGATCTCCCTCAGGTCTGAGAAGAGTTTTTCGgggtcttctttaaaaaagagATCTGCGATCTCGGGGTCTTTCAGACTCCCTGCACGAACAGCGTTGGGCATGCTGGGAGGGGGCAGGGCCTGGGCCGCAGCCGCAGCCGCCAGTCACTATCTGGGTCTGCGACACGACAGCCCCCACTGATGGCTCATCTGCAAGACAGTGGCCTCATACGGACCAaaacctgagagagagagagagagagagagagagagcgagagagagagagagagaatcattAGCATTTCATTGTTAAAAACAGGGATTAAAAATATGCAGTGGGATATGATGAGAATATCAGAGAAAATtcggtttgtttttcattttttattctgaATCCCAAATTTTCAATGGCGACTCAAGACTGTATTTGTATATTTCAACACTCCTGTGCTAATAGTTATGTATTAACAGAAAGGGGGAATCATAAAAGTTCAGGTCATTAGACAACTCTAAGagaaaatatagctgcaagcagcaattcgGGGCCAAGCACCAAAGGCCATTGAAAATAAGGAATAATTCTGAGAATGAGAAAAATGTTTGGGTTGTAGCGCAGTGCGGAGCAAGAAgagcaaaaacagcagaaatTGAATGTACATGAAAAAAGGTGGTTCAGAAGTAGAGGTGagaatgaactcaaaatgaacaataagaaataagaaataataagaaaaatgtcTGGGTTGTAGCGCAATGCGGAGcaggaagagagaaaaaaagaccaGAAGCTGAGATGAAAATGAACacagaatgaacaaaaatagatttaattCTAATCAGAAGAAGAAAGACTAGTACAATACTTATTGGGATAATAAAGgaattgaaacaaaaaaattacaaacaatttaaaagtcgCCCCACACAGGACTGAAACCCACAGTCTATGGATCTGGTGACTGACACTCAACTCACTGCACCACTGGCCAGACACTTACACACACCTGCCAAACTTCAGTAGTTCATGTGAGAATGATCTCAcaatgaagatgtttttataaaaatgcagcacatgttatattaattttactttaGATCATTCTAGGAAA is a window from the Ctenopharyngodon idella isolate HZGC_01 chromosome 15, HZGC01, whole genome shotgun sequence genome containing:
- the taok1a gene encoding serine/threonine-protein kinase TAO1 — encoded protein: MPNAVRAGSLKDPEIADLFFKEDPEKLFSDLREIGHGSFGAVYFARDVRTSEVVAIKKMSYSGKQSNEKWQDIIKEVKFLQRIKHPNSIEYKGCYLREHTAWLVMEYCLGSASDLLEVHKKPLQEMEIAAITHGALQGLAYLHSHNMIHRDIKAGNILLTEPGQVKLADFGSASIASPANSFVGTPYWMAPEVILAMDEGQYDGKVDIWSLGITCIELAERKPPLFNMNAMSALYHIAQNESPSLQSSEWTDYFRNFVDSCLQKLPQDRPNSEELLKHAFVQRERPESVLIDLIQRTKDAVRELDNLQYRKMKKILFQEAHNGPAAEVPDDEEEVEHSAGRTGTVNSVGSNQSIPSMSISASSQSSSVNSLPDATDATDDNKSEVDLMEKDQTIIPNSSMIHVKPEEESYQEETEAQKQPTEPQSPPAQTPRRQYRNREHFATIRTASLVTRQIQEHEQDSEVREQMSGYKRMRRQHQKHLLALENKLKGEMDEHRLKLDKELENQRNSFAAEMDKLIKKHQGTMEKDAKTFTNDEKKFLQHIQSQQKKELNSFLESQKREYKLRKEQLKEELNENQSTPKKEKQEWLSKQKENFQHFQAEEEANLLRQQRQYLELECRRFKRRILIARHNVEQDLMREELNKRQTQKDLEHAMLLRHHESMQELEFRHLSTIQKMRAEQIRLQHQTELTNQLEYNKRRERELRRKHVMEVRQQPKSLKSKELQIKKQFQDTCKIQTRQYKALRNHLLESTPKPEHKTMLKRLKEEQTRKLAILAEQYDHTINNMLSTQALRLDEAQEAECQVLRMQLQQELELLNAYQSKIKMQTDAQQERERKELEQRVSLRRALLETKIEEEMFTLQNERTERIRSLLERQAREIEAFDSESMRLGFSNMVLANISPEGLSHSFPGAPASWIPHQHHSDGSQGTQWGSSTSSGAGHHYHSNQGGPQAQQGWGQAIPGGGLPPWGHSSSGPPGAMPKSSVGMRNSPQALRRTTSAGRTEQGMSRSTSITSQISNGSHLSFT